A single Polycladomyces subterraneus DNA region contains:
- a CDS encoding ROK family transcriptional regulator produces MKNINKASILRSLIKSSPLTKAEIASRTQLTFVTVSNLLTELVEEGLVQELGYAESNGGRKPVLFGINSSAYVFLGVDVQVEKLVCVLTDFQCKVLDSRTELINVRQGPDSVIRQIRILVDRILNENNVEFKRIGGIGASTPGPIDDKTGVIISPPNMPGWKNVPFRDMLQHEFQVACHLEKDANAAALGESRFGTGAGIQHLIYIIIDVGIGGGIIINGEVYRGFLNGAGEIGHISIDVNGTECNCGTWGCLEAMASRAVIEKKIAQEFGYPVPFDKILELSAQGDNTVNEHLAQAGSYLGVAIANLCNIFNPEMVILGGDIATRCDVYFEHARQTAKRRILPDFSHRIKIERAKLGELSGAIGAAVFAFEKMFHDITSL; encoded by the coding sequence TTGAAAAACATTAATAAGGCTTCCATTTTGCGATCCTTGATAAAGTCTTCACCGCTCACAAAGGCAGAGATAGCTTCCCGAACACAATTAACCTTTGTTACAGTGTCCAACCTTTTGACCGAGTTAGTCGAAGAAGGATTGGTTCAGGAATTGGGCTATGCGGAGTCAAACGGCGGACGCAAGCCGGTTTTGTTCGGAATCAATTCTTCTGCCTACGTGTTTCTCGGCGTTGATGTGCAAGTTGAGAAACTTGTTTGCGTATTGACCGACTTTCAGTGCAAAGTGCTGGATTCCCGGACCGAACTGATCAATGTGCGACAGGGCCCGGATTCAGTAATTCGCCAGATTCGGATTTTGGTTGACAGGATCCTGAATGAAAACAATGTGGAATTCAAACGGATAGGGGGGATTGGAGCATCAACTCCAGGACCGATCGATGACAAAACTGGAGTGATCATTTCTCCTCCCAACATGCCTGGGTGGAAAAATGTACCGTTCCGCGATATGTTACAGCATGAATTCCAAGTAGCCTGTCATCTGGAGAAAGATGCGAACGCAGCTGCTCTTGGCGAAAGTCGATTTGGCACAGGAGCCGGGATACAACATCTGATCTACATAATCATCGATGTAGGGATCGGCGGAGGCATTATCATTAACGGTGAAGTGTACCGGGGTTTTTTGAATGGGGCCGGTGAAATTGGCCACATATCGATCGACGTCAACGGTACGGAATGTAATTGCGGAACTTGGGGTTGTTTGGAAGCGATGGCATCGAGAGCGGTGATCGAAAAAAAAATTGCACAAGAATTCGGTTATCCTGTTCCTTTTGACAAAATTCTTGAATTATCCGCACAAGGAGACAATACGGTCAATGAGCATCTTGCACAGGCGGGAAGCTATCTGGGGGTTGCGATAGCAAATCTGTGCAATATATTCAATCCCGAAATGGTGATTCTTGGAGGGGATATCGCCACGAGATGTGATGTCTATTTTGAGCATGCGAGACAAACAGCTAAACGGAGAATTTTGCCTGATTTTTCTCACCGGATTAAGATTGAACGCGCAAAGTTAGGCGAATTGTCGGGAGCAATCGGTGCCGCTGTTTTTGCATTTGAGAAGATGTTTCATGATATCACATCCTTATAG
- a CDS encoding carbon-nitrogen hydrolase family protein — protein MKVAICQITPKTNDKNRNKQKMKEFTLNAVKQGAKLVVFPELALTGYNCGDRFFDLAETIPGESTQFFASIAAKHKAYIIWGMPEKSIDGILYNAAAFVGPEGYIGKWRKHTLPGHATDEAGPGAFPDRRFFKAGEGLPIFHTPIGNIGILICYDIFYPELARALTLKGADILVGISGSPKFEKEIFEPIVKVRAMENTVWFIYTNLVGKEGDTEYWGGGCIIGPGEKKTKVPGSPIVCKAPYEGESITIGEVDVKKNREIRPYFPVLRDLTTKMYEQLADIHRRLT, from the coding sequence ATGAAAGTTGCTATTTGTCAGATCACACCGAAAACAAATGACAAGAATCGCAACAAACAAAAAATGAAAGAATTTACACTTAATGCGGTTAAGCAAGGTGCTAAACTGGTCGTATTTCCCGAGCTTGCGTTAACAGGCTATAACTGCGGCGATAGGTTTTTTGATCTTGCCGAAACGATTCCCGGTGAATCCACCCAGTTTTTTGCCTCGATTGCAGCGAAACACAAGGCCTATATCATTTGGGGCATGCCGGAGAAAAGCATTGACGGGATTCTTTACAATGCGGCAGCCTTTGTCGGACCGGAGGGTTATATCGGCAAGTGGAGGAAGCATACGCTTCCGGGACACGCCACCGATGAAGCGGGGCCCGGCGCCTTTCCCGACAGGCGGTTTTTCAAAGCAGGTGAGGGTCTCCCGATATTTCACACACCGATAGGGAACATCGGCATTTTGATCTGCTACGACATTTTTTATCCCGAATTGGCGCGTGCTTTGACGTTGAAAGGTGCGGATATCCTTGTTGGTATCTCCGGTTCGCCCAAATTTGAAAAAGAGATCTTCGAGCCGATCGTCAAAGTGCGCGCGATGGAAAATACAGTTTGGTTCATATATACCAATTTGGTTGGCAAGGAAGGAGACACGGAGTACTGGGGCGGCGGCTGCATCATTGGTCCGGGGGAAAAGAAGACGAAGGTTCCCGGCAGTCCGATCGTATGTAAAGCGCCCTATGAAGGAGAAAGCATCACCATTGGTGAGGTGGATGTGAAGAAAAACCGGGAGATCCGCCCTTACTTCCCCGTATTGAGAGATTTAACGACCAAAATGTACGAACAATTGGCCGATATTCATCGCAGACTAACGTAA
- a CDS encoding carbohydrate ABC transporter permease → MATRGNRIRWNFYFMGRVIPYLILSLIGILFVVPLLWVIFAAFDAHATLSIRIPQATIGNFVSILTDEANQRSFMNGLFLSLGQSVLVVIVAGLAAYPLSRYQLKYKRPFMYVILFSTSLPLTAVMVPVYQMFALLQFQDSLIGTMLFLTASALPYAIWIMKNFMDSVPIELEEAAWCDGASVWQGLRLVVAPLMLPGIFTVMIFTFASSWGNFFVPYILIQSPEKLPASVSIYQFFGQYGLVEYGKLAAFSLLYTIPAVTLYILGQRYMSEGFNFSGATKG, encoded by the coding sequence ATGGCAACTAGAGGGAACAGAATACGCTGGAATTTCTATTTCATGGGTAGGGTCATCCCCTATTTGATTCTTAGCCTGATTGGCATATTGTTTGTCGTACCGTTGCTGTGGGTGATTTTTGCCGCTTTTGACGCGCACGCTACGCTATCTATTCGAATTCCGCAAGCAACGATTGGAAACTTTGTATCCATCTTGACAGATGAGGCTAATCAGAGATCTTTCATGAACGGATTGTTTCTTTCGTTGGGTCAGTCCGTTTTGGTCGTAATCGTGGCTGGGCTTGCAGCCTATCCGTTGTCTAGATACCAGTTGAAATACAAAAGACCGTTCATGTACGTGATCCTATTTTCAACCAGTCTTCCTCTCACTGCGGTGATGGTTCCCGTGTACCAAATGTTTGCTTTGTTGCAGTTTCAGGACTCGCTGATTGGCACCATGTTATTTTTAACCGCGTCTGCACTTCCGTACGCGATCTGGATCATGAAAAACTTTATGGATTCGGTACCGATAGAACTGGAAGAAGCAGCTTGGTGTGACGGAGCATCTGTCTGGCAGGGGTTGAGATTAGTTGTTGCCCCGCTGATGCTGCCTGGTATTTTTACGGTGATGATTTTTACGTTTGCAAGTAGCTGGGGAAACTTTTTTGTCCCTTATATACTGATACAGAGTCCAGAGAAACTGCCCGCTTCGGTGAGCATTTACCAGTTTTTTGGCCAATACGGACTTGTTGAGTACGGAAAACTGGCAGCGTTTTCACTCCTTTACACGATCCCTGCAGTAACCCTTTATATACTGGGACAACGATATATGTCGGAAGGATTTAACTTTAGCGGTGCCACAAAAGGCTGA
- a CDS encoding replication-relaxation family protein, with protein sequence MRIRHQGDRRAYSLNKAGIRYVKEMMQSDNLYVKEAPEAHIRHYLGINEILVRLIENGVEREGLIWLFTAEATAYLSRLLEALGEKFDRRNRIRPDAWVVLNHVSFWLEFNNDTEPTRVLERKFRQYVYSLTLTNNTDPVLG encoded by the coding sequence TTGCGGATTCGGCACCAAGGGGACAGACGCGCCTATTCGCTCAACAAAGCAGGAATTCGCTACGTCAAGGAAATGATGCAGAGCGACAACCTGTATGTCAAGGAGGCTCCAGAGGCTCACATCCGACATTACCTTGGCATTAATGAAATACTGGTCCGGTTGATTGAGAATGGAGTTGAGCGTGAAGGTTTGATTTGGCTATTTACGGCCGAGGCGACAGCTTACTTATCCCGGCTGCTGGAGGCCCTGGGTGAGAAGTTCGATCGCCGCAATCGGATCCGACCTGATGCCTGGGTTGTTTTGAACCATGTATCGTTTTGGCTCGAGTTCAACAATGACACAGAACCAACACGAGTATTGGAACGGAAATTTCGCCAATACGTTTATTCCCTGACCCTCACAAACAATACGGATCCGGTTTTGGGGTAG
- a CDS encoding extracellular solute-binding protein: protein MSISKKSLLALAAILLLIVSTACSSQEAQNGNMVKVAYRDFGANGKALTEWLNVVKAEFEQQHPGAKVQLVPVQASEADWFAKIALMMKSEDTAPDVVTEDTFMVNSDAKAGYLEPLDDKVKGWSDWENFFDGVKNGVTANDGKIYGVPYSTDTRGLFYNVNIFKKAGLPVPWQPKNWNDILTAAQTIKKKVPGVVPFWANSGKASGEATSMQTFEMLLYGTNDTLYDSKSGKWIVKSPGFLNSLKFIQTIYSKGLGPQLSQVLTGQAGDILVTQLMPKEKVGIVLNGNWIPSTWRKDGPTPWPEGTKVYQFTAMPTQNGQAPGFTSMSGGWALSIPSMAKNKELAWEFIKLATSKKYQKEYSLKSGDLTTRKDVANDHEYKAEGIFNQATKFLEFTHFRPAVDQYPAVSTQIQTTVEAVVTGSLPPKQAMDQYAQNVTRVVGTDKVVSK from the coding sequence ATGTCTATTTCCAAGAAAAGCCTTTTGGCTCTTGCGGCAATTTTGCTGCTGATAGTTTCAACTGCTTGTAGTAGTCAGGAAGCTCAAAACGGTAACATGGTTAAAGTGGCTTATCGGGATTTTGGTGCCAATGGCAAGGCACTGACAGAGTGGTTAAATGTCGTCAAGGCAGAATTTGAACAACAGCATCCCGGCGCTAAAGTGCAATTAGTACCGGTTCAGGCATCGGAGGCCGATTGGTTTGCTAAGATCGCCCTGATGATGAAGTCAGAGGATACAGCGCCTGATGTGGTAACAGAGGACACCTTTATGGTGAACTCAGATGCAAAAGCTGGATATTTAGAACCACTGGATGACAAGGTAAAAGGATGGTCCGATTGGGAAAACTTTTTTGATGGAGTGAAGAATGGCGTTACAGCCAACGATGGAAAGATTTACGGTGTCCCCTATAGCACAGATACACGAGGGCTTTTTTATAACGTAAACATTTTCAAAAAAGCCGGTTTGCCTGTTCCTTGGCAGCCGAAAAACTGGAATGACATCCTGACAGCGGCCCAAACGATCAAGAAAAAAGTTCCAGGTGTGGTCCCGTTCTGGGCGAATTCGGGGAAGGCATCTGGTGAAGCCACCAGTATGCAGACCTTTGAAATGTTGCTATACGGTACTAATGACACGCTTTACGATTCTAAAAGCGGGAAATGGATCGTCAAGAGCCCTGGTTTTCTGAATTCCCTCAAGTTTATCCAGACGATTTACTCAAAAGGTTTAGGTCCTCAATTGTCTCAGGTGTTGACTGGCCAAGCGGGTGACATATTGGTAACGCAACTGATGCCGAAAGAAAAAGTCGGCATTGTGCTGAATGGTAACTGGATACCGAGCACCTGGAGAAAAGATGGTCCTACCCCCTGGCCGGAGGGGACAAAAGTTTATCAATTCACCGCAATGCCGACCCAAAACGGTCAGGCCCCGGGATTCACTTCAATGTCGGGTGGTTGGGCTCTCTCGATTCCTTCAATGGCAAAAAATAAGGAGCTCGCATGGGAGTTTATTAAACTTGCAACCAGCAAGAAATATCAGAAAGAATATTCTCTCAAATCAGGTGACTTGACAACCCGTAAGGATGTTGCAAACGATCACGAATATAAAGCAGAGGGCATTTTTAATCAGGCGACAAAATTTTTGGAATTTACTCATTTCCGGCCTGCTGTTGACCAATATCCGGCTGTCTCTACCCAGATTCAAACTACGGTAGAAGCCGTTGTGACTGGTTCTCTTCCTCCTAAACAGGCGATGGATCAATATGCCCAAAACGTTACAAGGGTCGTCGGAACTGACAAGGTAGTAAGCAAGTGA
- a CDS encoding aldo/keto reductase gives MKKALEKREIPRMGTSVTFLGFGALEIGRDWGLGDSRERQKPDEKQAGKVLHTVLDLGINLIDTASAYHRSEERIGKFLSSRRHEFILATKCGEHSNEPDTYYDFSYRAVKESIDRSLKRLQTDVIDIMQIHFGPNPEQVIEAGETLAAMKDAQKEGKIRYLGASIDGELATHLIESGDFDVMQLGYNLLDQTNEQNIALCLKKGIGVFIRSGLATGLLSSRVLPHLNEEFAHKKKVLALLELVGGDGDKLAALALQFLYRNQGISSILVGTKQPERIQQNIDLLEQEISDDLIQKALEIVNE, from the coding sequence ATGAAAAAAGCATTGGAAAAAAGAGAAATTCCGCGCATGGGCACATCGGTTACCTTCTTAGGCTTCGGCGCTTTGGAAATCGGGCGAGACTGGGGCCTAGGGGATAGCCGGGAAAGACAAAAGCCTGATGAAAAACAAGCAGGAAAAGTGCTCCACACTGTTCTGGACTTGGGGATCAATCTCATCGATACGGCTAGCGCTTACCATCGTAGTGAAGAGCGAATCGGCAAATTTTTGTCCTCCCGCCGCCATGAATTCATTCTCGCCACCAAATGCGGAGAACACAGCAATGAACCGGATACGTATTACGATTTTTCCTACCGTGCGGTCAAGGAATCGATCGACCGCAGTTTAAAACGATTGCAAACGGATGTGATCGACATCATGCAAATCCACTTTGGGCCCAATCCGGAACAAGTGATTGAAGCCGGGGAAACCCTGGCCGCGATGAAAGATGCGCAAAAGGAAGGGAAAATCCGCTACCTTGGCGCTTCGATCGACGGGGAATTGGCCACCCACTTAATCGAGTCGGGCGATTTTGACGTGATGCAATTGGGATATAACCTTCTTGATCAAACCAATGAACAAAACATCGCCCTTTGCCTGAAAAAAGGAATCGGCGTCTTTATTCGTTCCGGGCTCGCTACTGGTCTGTTATCCTCGCGTGTGTTGCCGCATCTGAATGAAGAGTTTGCGCACAAGAAAAAAGTGCTCGCCCTTTTGGAACTAGTCGGAGGGGACGGTGACAAATTAGCTGCCCTGGCGCTTCAATTCCTGTACCGGAATCAGGGAATTAGCTCCATCCTGGTTGGTACCAAACAGCCTGAACGGATTCAGCAAAACATCGATCTATTGGAACAAGAGATTTCCGACGATCTGATACAAAAAGCGCTGGAAATTGTAAACGAGTAA
- a CDS encoding carbohydrate ABC transporter permease → MGGLISKSGLTGNIYLRSFLFLLPSWVLLLLFFFGPILMTFFFAFTNMSLTGVASRNIEFVGFKNFTSMFSDPTFYTSVTNTIVFLVFSAIIGQQILGFILALLMRERSRSFRRIIGVLVLAGWVTPEIVVAFVWFAFFGDQGTANTVLGWLGLKPVAWLHQFPMVCVIIANIWHGTAFSMLVFQAALGDVPKEIEEAAMIDGATGWQRLWRVILPMIRGSIMTNMVLITLQTLGVFTLIYALTGGGPGIATETLPIFMYHQAFVNYQLGYGTAISLILLLIGIIASILYIRLLKVKI, encoded by the coding sequence TTGGGAGGCTTGATTTCAAAAAGTGGATTGACAGGAAATATCTATCTACGGTCGTTTCTTTTTTTGTTACCGTCTTGGGTGTTGCTTCTTCTGTTTTTCTTTGGTCCGATTCTAATGACATTCTTTTTTGCGTTCACAAATATGTCCCTGACAGGAGTAGCTTCACGTAACATTGAGTTTGTCGGTTTTAAAAATTTTACCTCAATGTTTTCCGATCCTACTTTCTATACTAGTGTCACGAATACGATTGTCTTCCTTGTTTTTTCAGCGATCATCGGACAGCAAATCCTTGGGTTTATTCTAGCTTTGCTGATGCGGGAACGGTCGCGTTCGTTTCGGCGTATTATCGGCGTTCTCGTTCTTGCTGGTTGGGTCACGCCCGAGATTGTCGTCGCGTTCGTTTGGTTCGCATTCTTTGGTGATCAGGGTACAGCGAATACAGTGCTAGGATGGTTAGGGTTAAAACCTGTGGCATGGCTGCACCAGTTTCCAATGGTCTGTGTCATTATTGCAAACATTTGGCATGGAACTGCATTTTCGATGCTTGTTTTCCAGGCAGCATTGGGAGATGTTCCAAAAGAGATTGAGGAGGCCGCGATGATTGATGGCGCAACAGGCTGGCAGCGCCTGTGGCGGGTGATCCTCCCAATGATCCGCGGTTCGATCATGACAAACATGGTGCTTATTACGTTGCAGACATTGGGCGTATTCACACTGATTTATGCCTTAACGGGCGGAGGACCTGGAATCGCAACGGAAACACTGCCGATTTTTATGTACCATCAGGCTTTCGTCAACTATCAGTTGGGATACGGAACGGCAATTTCTCTCATCCTTTTACTTATAGGCATTATTGCAAGTATTCTCTATATTCGATTGCTCAAAGTAAAAATATGA
- a CDS encoding purine-cytosine permease family protein produces MSKWKEWFQGPQDITKAEAIEDYAIGRVPKRYRWPIPAIILVLWGNSTAMFFFTYGAEFSYLVGWPTMLVPILYFFVGATAIGACTMKIASKEGLSMSLLTRGLGFGYMGSAITSLIYAINYIFYFIFEGTIVSHAIANVAGIEINSPGGIAIFAAIGLVTIWFVWKGMTSMQFLQTWGVPIFLALFLFGLYELSANYDVIGPVGWIPKDKISATTMWTVMNMANGQVVFQGLLATDYGRFAKPDVTYKGTATIMIGMLVPMTAVIILGAMLAHTLLPHLKNINPYAMASDPGFVFPFIMGFLGMVFVIVTQIRINVMNLYSGSLALSNTMDIAFRFRPGRQWWMLLIWFLGVVFYASNVLQYMGTFLAITGILTNTWILIMLADYYICRKVMRLAPSDFVEYRQEYLRSWNPAGMISLSVAVLIGALGVFNVYPIYYASFLSMIIGPVLHVMISTASKGRYYFKTFPDDVQTDWNPPPFYQGPYAQG; encoded by the coding sequence ATGAGCAAGTGGAAAGAATGGTTTCAGGGACCACAGGATATCACAAAAGCCGAAGCCATTGAGGATTATGCTATTGGCCGAGTGCCGAAACGGTATCGCTGGCCGATCCCGGCGATTATTCTCGTGTTATGGGGTAACTCGACTGCGATGTTTTTTTTCACTTATGGAGCGGAGTTCAGCTACTTAGTCGGTTGGCCTACCATGCTTGTTCCGATCTTGTATTTTTTTGTCGGAGCGACGGCTATTGGCGCATGTACGATGAAGATTGCGAGCAAGGAAGGGTTATCGATGAGCCTTCTCACTCGTGGCTTGGGTTTCGGGTATATGGGCTCAGCGATAACATCCTTAATTTACGCAATCAATTATATCTTCTATTTTATATTCGAGGGAACAATTGTCTCTCACGCGATTGCCAATGTTGCCGGCATTGAAATCAATTCGCCAGGTGGAATCGCTATTTTTGCCGCGATCGGATTGGTCACCATTTGGTTTGTGTGGAAAGGTATGACTTCGATGCAATTTCTGCAGACGTGGGGCGTACCGATTTTTCTCGCTCTTTTTCTCTTCGGGTTATACGAGCTGTCTGCCAACTATGATGTTATCGGTCCGGTAGGTTGGATCCCGAAGGATAAGATATCGGCTACTACCATGTGGACGGTCATGAATATGGCGAACGGGCAGGTGGTATTTCAGGGATTGTTAGCGACTGATTACGGACGTTTTGCCAAACCCGATGTTACTTATAAAGGAACAGCGACCATCATGATAGGGATGTTAGTACCAATGACCGCCGTCATTATTTTAGGTGCCATGTTAGCCCATACTTTGCTCCCGCACCTCAAAAACATCAACCCCTATGCGATGGCATCCGATCCCGGTTTTGTCTTCCCGTTTATCATGGGCTTCCTCGGCATGGTGTTTGTAATTGTTACCCAGATACGTATCAATGTGATGAATCTTTATTCAGGTTCACTTGCGCTTTCTAATACGATGGATATCGCGTTTCGTTTCCGACCAGGGCGCCAGTGGTGGATGTTGTTGATTTGGTTTTTGGGTGTGGTATTCTACGCGAGCAACGTGCTTCAGTACATGGGCACATTCCTTGCGATTACGGGCATACTGACGAATACGTGGATATTGATAATGCTGGCTGATTACTATATTTGTCGTAAGGTGATGCGACTAGCTCCGTCTGATTTTGTTGAGTACCGACAAGAGTATCTTCGTTCCTGGAATCCGGCGGGAATGATTTCGCTGTCCGTTGCCGTGTTGATCGGCGCGCTGGGTGTATTTAACGTTTACCCAATCTACTACGCCTCGTTTCTCTCCATGATAATTGGTCCAGTTTTGCATGTCATGATCTCGACCGCAAGCAAAGGTCGCTATTACTTTAAAACTTTCCCTGACGATGTTCAAACCGATTGGAACCCGCCTCCCTTCTATCAAGGACCATATGCTCAAGGATAA